One window of Bacillus sp. THAF10 genomic DNA carries:
- the folE2 gene encoding GTP cyclohydrolase FolE2, with protein MNKLNIPSKKERHRYFGSVEPLIGDKPTNKEDMKDLQNTEQDYFFKIDQVGVKNLTYPVKITSSIAPFEQHSVGNFTLTTGLYREHKGINMSRLPEILHECYQEGLQMEFSSLKDLTKRLAEKMKQESSTIQVAFPWFFERKSPQMQLSGLMKADVELELRFDVKAGWTEKVKMTALTTTLCPCSKEISEYSAHNQRGVVTVEVETAPGEYFPQNFKEILLDIMESNASAKLHPVLKRPDEKKVTEQAYENPRFVEDLIRLIAADLYLTDWVKAFTIECRSEESIHQHDAYAKLKYQK; from the coding sequence ATGAATAAACTAAACATCCCCTCTAAAAAAGAAAGACATCGCTACTTTGGTTCTGTTGAGCCTCTTATAGGAGACAAGCCTACCAATAAAGAAGATATGAAGGATTTACAAAATACAGAGCAAGATTACTTCTTTAAAATTGATCAAGTTGGCGTAAAAAATTTAACATACCCGGTTAAGATTACTTCCAGCATAGCCCCGTTTGAACAGCATTCAGTTGGAAACTTTACCCTTACCACCGGCTTATACCGGGAGCATAAGGGCATAAATATGAGCAGATTACCTGAAATACTTCATGAGTGTTATCAAGAAGGACTGCAAATGGAGTTCTCTTCTTTAAAAGATCTCACAAAACGCCTTGCTGAAAAGATGAAGCAAGAAAGCTCCACTATCCAAGTAGCTTTTCCGTGGTTCTTTGAAAGAAAAAGCCCGCAAATGCAGCTCTCCGGATTAATGAAGGCAGATGTAGAATTGGAATTGCGTTTTGATGTAAAAGCCGGATGGACAGAGAAAGTAAAAATGACTGCACTTACCACTACCCTTTGTCCTTGTTCCAAGGAAATTAGTGAATATAGCGCGCACAACCAGAGAGGTGTCGTTACGGTGGAAGTTGAAACAGCACCCGGTGAATATTTTCCTCAAAACTTTAAAGAAATACTCCTTGATATCATGGAATCCAATGCAAGTGCGAAGCTTCATCCTGTTCTGAAAAGACCTGACGAAAAGAAAGTAACAGAACAAGCTTATGAGAACCCTAGATTTGTCGAGGATTTAATTCGTTTAATTGCTGCCGACTTGTATCTTACAGACTGGGTGAAAGCTTTTACTATTGAATGCAGAAGCGAAGAATCTATTCATCAGCATGATGCTTATGCAAAGCTTAAGTATCAAAAATAG
- the dcd gene encoding dCTP deaminase yields MILSLASIQKKIAENELKIQPITQSQYQPASVDLRLGNHFLAIDETSVPYLSLEKAAQYKEFMEEKILIPPHGFVLGTTIEWVKLPNDITAFVEGRSSIGRLGLFIQNAGWVDPGFEGRITLELYNANSVPIELHAGRRICQLVFANLDQAGPAYSGKYNGQERAFQSRIYLDEECNHSLSAPEKFYSRGK; encoded by the coding sequence ATGATTCTATCGCTTGCATCCATTCAAAAAAAAATAGCTGAAAACGAACTAAAAATCCAACCAATTACTCAAAGTCAATATCAGCCAGCTTCTGTTGATTTACGTCTTGGCAACCACTTCTTAGCTATTGATGAAACATCCGTTCCCTACCTTTCATTAGAAAAGGCTGCACAATACAAAGAGTTTATGGAGGAAAAGATCCTTATTCCCCCACATGGTTTTGTTCTAGGCACAACCATAGAATGGGTCAAGCTACCTAACGACATAACCGCTTTCGTGGAAGGAAGAAGCTCTATTGGAAGGTTAGGGCTCTTTATTCAGAATGCAGGATGGGTAGATCCAGGATTTGAAGGACGCATTACACTTGAACTTTACAATGCAAATTCCGTTCCGATTGAACTTCATGCTGGCAGACGAATTTGTCAGCTTGTATTCGCCAATCTCGATCAAGCAGGTCCTGCTTATTCCGGTAAATACAATGGACAGGAACGAGCCTTTCAAAGTCGCATTTATCTGGATGAAGAATGCAACCACTCCTTATCTGCTCCTGAAAAGTTTTATAGTAGAGGGAAATAG